AGGCCACGAGCCTCCGGACAGAAGGGTCGCTATTGGAGCATTTGAATGATCCACGACACTTTAGCGGGACAAAGCAATACGGCATCTCCAAGCTGCTGTTGGAGTATGTTCTGAAGACCATGGCTGATCGGGTACGGAATGAGAATGGAACTCTCCCTGTTATTGTTAATACGATAAGCCCGGGACTTTGTGTGTCATCGCTTGGACGGCAGTATGACCGATTCTATGAGCGATGGGTTGTTTGGCTGTTCTATAAGCTTTTTGCTCGCACGGCAGAGCAAGGAAGTCGGTCGATAGTTAGTGCCACATACCAGGGAGCAGAATCGCACGGGAAATGCTGGAGGAGCGACGGGTATTTGGAGTATGTTTCTGcttattttcctttcatttCCCTTCTATATCTTTGGACTTATGTCAGGGTTTTCATTACATGCTAACAAGGGCAGCGAATCCACCGCGCTGACAACGGGAACGGAAGGAAAGGCATTTCAGGTCAAGGCGTGGAAGGAGATCATTGGGATTCTTCAGGAGCAGTGTCCAGAAATCAGAGAGTTGGTTGGGGAATGAAGGATAATGTAATACTAAATTAGGCGAAGAAACAACTTAACCGAACCATAAATACTgtggaaaaagataaatatagatacaggCTCACATTAGCTCCACCGGGAATTGAGGAGAACCCGAGAGCCATACTCAATCAGGATAAACAAATGAATCAGAGGGTGGGATAGGGCTGAGGCAATTCTTTCTCTCAGCAAAGCCTCATTTTATTCCATTTGGATGCCCAAATTTTTTCCCGTTAGTTCAGTGATCTTCTCTCTGCCACCGCGTATTCGTATACTGATCGCCCCCCTTTGATTCAACATATTAAGATTCTTGGCAATCAGCTTTTCGAACCAGTGCCCCACGCGCTCCGCTTTTGACCACGAAGAAGCATATGCTAACGCAAACACTAACTCCCTCCTGAAACTCCTGACCAAAATCCTTCTCTTATCTCTGcctatttcttcttccttctttgttAAGTGGCGTGTCCGATCGCTATAAAGAGCGCGTTTCCCGCGTCAGGCACCCCCAAAACCACATTTCCCTCAATACCGAACATCGGTTACGTCAGCTGGATAGACGTCAATAGTCAACACCATGGCGTACAACCAATCTTACAATCCAGATGCGTTGCCAGCGTAAGTTGAGATCGCAGATGATGATTTTCACGATGCGCCGTATGTCGCTAATATTTCATAAAATGGACCAGACATGCAGAGCCCGAACAGGTACCGACCGAGTGCTTTAGTTTCCCTGATCAACCCCTCCATAACTGACGAAATAACGCCAGGTAGCCCAGATGATCGGTGCTATGCAAACCGGCCCTCAGCATCATCACAATCAGAGTAAACCGTCTCGACCATCCCCCAACCCCTCTTCTAGTGGAGTTCCACCTCGAGTTCCCGTAACGAGTGCGCACATGAACAAGCCATTACCCGCACCGGCTGCGAACCAACATCGGACTCATCCACTACACccatcaccacctccacAGAACTACGGATTTGGGCCACCCCCTTCCCAGCCTGTGCGCAATCGGCCCCAGCCTTCGTCCCGGCCCCCACGGTCTCCAAACCCGCCGTTGGCTGTCCCTGATGACGATCCGCAACAACTCTTCCCGCTGTTTCGCGCCGCCAACACATCCCACACCGGTTCACTGACCGAGATGGAGCTGGGCTCCGCTCTCGTGAATGGCGATTTTACCTCGTTTCACCCTAAGacggtgaagatgatgatccgCATGTTTGACCGGAATAGCAGTGGGACGATCTCGTTCGACGAGTTTGTATCGCTATGGCGCTACCTTGCCGCGTGGCGGGAGCTTTTTGACCGATTCGATGTCGATCGTAGCGGGCGCATCAGCCTTCAGGAATTCGAGAACGCACTCCTCGCATTCGGATACCGACTAAGCCAGCCGTTTGTGACGGTGCTTTTCACCACATTTGAGAGCAAGGGACGGCAGAGGAATGGACCTGCCCACCCCGCGAAGATGGGAATGAGCTTCGACCTGTTCGTGCAGGCGTGTATCAGCTTGAGACGTATGACGGACGTCTTCAAGCGGTATGATGATGACCGCGATGGTTACATTACTGTGAGCTTTGAGGAGTTCTTGACTGGTAAGGGAATTGtggtgtttcttttcttacttCTACCTTGATCAGTCACTGACGCAATGACGTACAGAAATCCTGCAACTACAGGACTAGACGGTGGATAAGGAGTTCTTGTGCATCTCTGCGTTAATCTTTTCTGGTTGTTCTACTATTATACCCTGTTTATGGAGCATCATAATTCAAGCACCGGCGATCCAGCAAAAAGGAACATGCGAAGTGTATTCGGTGTACTTGCATGCTACCTACTCGTAGGTAGTGGTGATTTTTGTGTTAAAAGGCTGCATTGACCTGTACTATAAACTGCAGTGCCTCATGATAAGAATACGGACCGGGTTGCAAATGATTTGGTAATGAATATGGTACCTTACCACCCTAAACCTTCTTGGGTTGGATGTCATGACATGTCATTTCCTTAAAAAATTCTCCGACTTGCACGAAACGCCATGCAAAGAATTTACTATTTGGGCAAGATAATCataagaaaatcaaaattaTAATCTCCGATCCCCCCAAAGAAAGGGCAATCATTTATATACTCCATACATCTTGatcgtttctttttgcattCCTCGGAGAGTCGGTCATTGATATCCTTAAGTCCGACAGACTCGGGACTTTCCGAAAGACCGACAATTTAGTCCAAGTTATAGATACTTCTCATTTATAGGAACGGAGTCTCGACCGCATCCTCTCTCACTTTGGTTGGCTCATTCACGCCGAAAAAATCTTAGCGACCACAAGTGGGAATCGATTAGCGACTGCGCCGaaggtttttcttttcttctcggtGTTCTGTggcgtttcttttctcgttcTTTATGTCGATCTTTTACTAACCCTGAGTCACTCGGTCTTTAACGTCGGATCTGCCCGCCGCAACAGATTGGAGCATTCTTGGTCCCTTTCTCCTCAACTTGGCGGCCAAATCCTCGCCTGTCAAGTCAGGTCTGATCCAATTTCATTCTCGACGGGCCGTGCATTCTTGCATCGTGAAGAATGACGGCGCTTTCTAATCCTAGTGATGACCGGGATCAACATGATACCCACACACTTAGCAACGGTCAGGTTGTGACGGGCGACAAGATAGCTTCGGCGGAACTGGACCCCAGCTTGGCGGACACCGACACTTCGAATAACCATCGTCAATCTTCAGAAGAAAAGCATGCGAATGAATCGAACGGTGATGGAACGATGGAAAAAGTCGCCACTGGCGCTTCGCTGGGCCGAGTGCCTTCTCAGGCGCAGAagttggggaagaagaagatcgttgTTGTCATGACGGCGCTTTGTGTAAGAACTTACTTTTGCTATTCTGCCCCTTAAGTACATCTTTGATGAAATAACGGCTAACCATGCGGGGGTCTACAGTTGGTCCTGTTCTTAGCAGCTCTAGATATGGTAAGTGACAGAATCGCTCGCATATGTCGTCATAGTTCGGATATTTACTGACTGATATAGACAATCATTTCCACGGCCCTGCCAACAATGGCCTCTCACTTCAATGCCTCGGAGAGTGGATATTCATGGATGGCTTCATCGTATATGCTTGCTAATGCTGCCGCGGTGCCCCTCTGGGGTAAAATTAGTGACATCTGGGGCAGAAAGCGCATTCTGTTGCTGGCCAATGTTGCTTTCCTCGTAGGTAGTTTGATCTGCGCGCTGGCTATTAATCTGCCGATGATTCTGGTGGGTAGAGCTATCCAGGGtgttggaggaggtggtATCATCGTGTTAGTGAATATCTGTGTCTCTGATTTGTTCAGTGTCCGGTAAGTCATGCCCTCTATGCTTTCTCCCTTTCGATGGACAATTGTTAAAGGATTTATACTTTAGAGAACGGCCGATGTATTATGGTCTTTTCGGGTCTACATGGGCAATCGCAGGTGCTCTAGGCCCTATCGTTGGAGGCGCCTTCACTACCAACGTTACTTGGCGTTGGtgtttctatataaattgtAAGGAAATCAGCGAGCAGTAGACGGAACTATGCTAATGTGCTTTACCAGTGCCCATTGGAGGCGTTTCATTTGTGATCCTCGTTCTGTTCCTTAAGATTGAGGCTGAAAAAACACCGCTTCTAGCAGGTCTAAAATCCATTGATTGGATAGGTATCGTCTTAATCATGGGAGGAACGCTCATGTTCTTGTTTGGCCTGGAGTATGGTGGCATCACTTACCCTTGGGACTCGGCCACCGTCATCTGTCTCATCGTCTTTGGAGTAGTGACGTGGGCTATTGCCATGGTGGTTGAATGGAAAGTCGCAAAATATCCCGTTATACCGATCCGTCTCTTCACTAATTGGCACAATGTTCTGGTCCTTCTCGTCTGCTTCTGCCACAGTTTCGTGTTTATCTCTGGCGCCTACTATCTCCCGCTCTATTTCCAGACCGTGCTCCTCGCCAATCCTATCATGAGCGGTGTCTACGTGCTTCCGAACGTTCTCAGCCTTTCCTTCACTTCCGCATGCACTGGTTTCATCATTAAGAAGACCGGCCGCTACCGCGAGCTTATTGTGGGTGGATTATTCTTCATGACCCTTGGCTACGGACTCCTCATCGACCTGAAATACTACGCCTCGTGGCCTCGTATCATCATCTATCAACTAATCGCCGGTTTTGGCTCCGGTCCTGTTTTCCAAGCACCCCTCGTTGCCCTCCAGGCTAACATCCACCGTGGCGACGTCGCTGCCGGAACCTCCACGTTCGGCTTCCTTCGTCAAACCTCCGCCGCCATGTCCATCGTCCTTGGTACCGTCGTGTATCAAAATGTCCTCCAGCAGCAAATGCCTAAGATCTCAGCCGCGATCGGGCCCGAGAAAGCCACCGCGCTCGCTTCCTCCTTTTCCGGCTCTCAGGGCGACGTCATCAGAGCACTCCCGGAAGATCAAAAGAACGTCGTCCTGAAAGCATACACCTTCACCCTGAGCCGGATGTGGATCTTCTACACCGCCATCATCGGCTTCGGACTGCTAGTCAGTCTACTTATCCGACCCGTCGTGCTCAGCAAGGCACACACCTTCACCAAGACTGGTCTTGCAGAACAAGAGCGCGCAAGACAAGAGATTCTCGCCGCGCAAAGAGGCGAAACTCAGACCGAACCCAAGGAGACCGTATAaccccctcctcttctcttctacaCCAATGGGTTCAAACCCCCCcaccctcttctcttcccataAACATACATGGTACAGTCTACACGCATAATAGACCCCTCTTGCTCCTTTTTTCCAAGACTGTCGCCCCCTACCCTCATAATGATTGAGTCTCTGATACTCCTGGCGGGTATTATGAGCATTGTCAGACCGTGAGAAAAGTTTGCTGGTTTTTGCTTTCTGCTTTAGCTTAACGTATCGCTATACCCACTTCAACAGGGATCTTTGGTGTTGCTTGATAGCTGGAGTTGTTAAAATAATGTATATTAGATTGGAAACTGATGAACTGGAGTAAATACATAATTGCATGCAGACTTAGCGCAGAGATTACCATTTCAGTGTTTAATGAagcttgaagaaaagagtttGCTCTGTACATTTTTCACATAATAAAACCAATCCAATATGGAGAACTTATCCTCTCGCCTTACCTATATACCACAAGCTTCATAAGACTAAGTGATAGGTCTAAAATGACATCGCTGTCCAACAGCCGGAGCTTTCCGATAACCTTATCATACGTAGTACTTGCACTTTGTTTGATTGCTTAGTAGGTATACTATACTTAGTAAGCTGCACGTCTTTGTTACATCCTACAGGGGGTTTGCTGTAGATAGGTATAAGGTATGCTTCCACTCGGTCTGCTGGTGCCAAAGTTGATGTATCACTGCTGACGTCAATGCGATGTTTGGGACTGGAAACTTAATCTGAACTTTATCGGCAATGACGTGAGTATATGCCGGTTTAGGCAGTCGATCGTAGATTCAGTCTTGTTCAATTGGTACCGTACTTTAGCGGATGATCCACATGGAATCGATGAGCAATCACTTAACTTTTCTCGGTCGGTCTATGGAGACGACATATATGGCGGTGAATCCACCACAATACTCAACTTGGCCGGCACATCCTCTTCAAGTTTTTTATTCCTATTCAAACATCCTTATATACATTACCGAATTTTAGAAGATAAACAAACAGATTCTGGAACGCCATCCCCAAGTGACATtgaaagaaagccaaagatTGTTCTGTCCGGGTCAAGAGATGGGAACGACGAGTGAGACTGAGAATCTCATGCGGAAAGAGCTTTTCGAAAACAAGCGCTTAAGGCGAGGTTGCCAATAGGATCCAACGGCAAAAGGAAGGGGTATAACAGTGGAAAGGAAGCGGAAGCTACGGCGAAAGTAGAGAGGGCTGGAAACGGGAAATGATATCCAATGAACAAAAGAGACATATCCAACTCGCTCACCCGATTAGGTATTCATACCTTCCTTAACGCCACACGATGCCATAGTTGAGACagtgaaagaaagaacaagacCGCAATTATCAATCTAGACAATAAGGGAGGCTAtgtctttgcctttttcggTGCTCCTTCCGCACTTGGTCCACTATCGGGGCTCTtgcgctttttctcttgatcgTCTTCACGCGCAAAACTGGGACCTGTTTGAACGGCGGGAGTGGGAAAGGTCAGAGGACTAGGAAGGATGTTACTGTCCGGACCAGAGCGGCCAAAACCCCATTCAGGGAAGAAACtagatggagaaggaagaagcgCATCTGGCACGAAGCGACTAGGAAGTGCAGATATCGGCGTCTCtatgttgttgctgttgttgttggtacTACTATATGCATTGTTATTCTGAGCAGCTGTGCTAGGGGGAGGCGGCCGGGCAAATGGATTCGGTGGTCCCTGAGCGCCTGCACTGAGGATTGCACCGGCAGAAGGCGAAGGCGGAGGTAACACGACACTGGAATGGTTGCCGTCAAGATTGGCTTTGGCTGGTGTAAGTGTTTTGTTCCCTGCAGAATCGCGTGAGGATGAATCTGCTGTTGCGCTGCCCCGATCCGAATTCTCGCTGGGTATTTGCACCTTTAGCTGTGGACGTTTCGTATTTAACTGACCGCTGTTCGTCCGAACGGGAGGCTTGATCTCAGGTACCGGCTGGGGACGA
This Aspergillus flavus chromosome 1, complete sequence DNA region includes the following protein-coding sequences:
- a CDS encoding putative calcium binding modulator protein produces the protein MAYNQSYNPDALPAHAEPEQVAQMIGAMQTGPQHHHNQSKPSRPSPNPSSSGVPPRVPVTSAHMNKPLPAPAANQHRTHPLHPSPPPQNYGFGPPPSQPVRNRPQPSSRPPRSPNPPLAVPDDDPQQLFPLFRAANTSHTGSLTEMELGSALVNGDFTSFHPKTVKMMIRMFDRNSSGTISFDEFVSLWRYLAAWRELFDRFDVDRSGRISLQEFENALLAFGYRLSQPFVTVLFTTFESKGRQRNGPAHPAKMGMSFDLFVQACISLRRMTDVFKRYDDDRDGYITVSFEEFLTEILQLQD
- a CDS encoding putative transporter (MFS drug transporter, putative), encoding MTALSNPSDDRDQHDTHTLSNGQVVTGDKIASAELDPSLADTDTSNNHRQSSEEKHANESNGDGTMEKVATGASLGRVPSQAQKLGKKKIVVVMTALCLVLFLAALDMTIISTALPTMASHFNASESGYSWMASSYMLANAAAVPLWGKISDIWGRKRILLLANVAFLVGSLICALAINLPMILVGRAIQGVGGGGIIVLVNICVSDLFSVRERPMYYGLFGSTWAIAGALGPIVGGAFTTNVTWRWCFYINLPIGGVSFVILVLFLKIEAEKTPLLAGLKSIDWIGIVLIMGGTLMFLFGLEYGGITYPWDSATVICLIVFGVVTWAIAMVVEWKVAKYPVIPIRLFTNWHNVLVLLVCFCHSFVFISGAYYLPLYFQTVLLANPIMSGVYVLPNVLSLSFTSACTGFIIKKTGRYRELIVGGLFFMTLGYGLLIDLKYYASWPRIIIYQLIAGFGSGPVFQAPLVALQANIHRGDVAAGTSTFGFLRQTSAAMSIVLGTVVYQNVLQQQMPKISAAIGPEKATALASSFSGSQGDVIRALPEDQKNVVLKAYTFTLSRMWIFYTAIIGFGLLVSLLIRPVVLSKAHTFTKTGLAEQERARQEILAAQRGETQTEPKETV